The following coding sequences lie in one Pirellulales bacterium genomic window:
- the polA gene encoding DNA polymerase I, with product MDDDLPAPPPKKRSRATVSVVEPATPPAAIGYAGGAPPATRATSAGAPIGAEGDGTGPGDLTGKTVYIIDANALIFQVFHAIPTMTSPQGEAVNAVYGFTRDILFLLETKKPDYLFAAFDMKGPTFRHELYGDYKVHRAEMPDELVPQLPKIRQMLTAFGVPVLELESFEADDILATVARITSESGGECRLVTSDKDCRQLIEDRVCVYNVRKDQVYDATALAADWHVRPEQVVDFQALVGDSVDHVPGIPGIGPKAAAEVLEKFGTLDAALERADEISAAKRRQLLKDHREQALLSRELVRLDRQVPIAIDWSAGRAGQLHAPEILSHFTSWGFHSFAERVRSLSDEERGSTWEADYHTVATPEALAQLVAEMSRQKLVSVDTETTSVRPTEADIVGYSFAWEPGEAYYVPVCAPHGEPCLDGNETLEALRPIFENPAIGKLGQNLKYDLLVLRAAGVCLRGLTFDTMVASYLLESGERNHNLDELAERYLAHRTIRIEELIGSGKQQKRMDEVPVSLITDYAAEDADVPLRLQPILAGKLVEQDLEPIFRELEMPLIEVLAEMEFNGIRIDTARLAELSRQYGERLATLEGAIYQLAGHEFNIASPKQLQQVLFTEQGLPTLKRTKTGPSTDADVLEELARQHELPAKIIEYRQYSKLKNTYVDALPAMVNPRTGRVHASFNQVVAATGRLSSSDPNLQNIPIRNESGREIRSAFLPGHDDWLLLAADYSQIELRVLAHFSRDETLCAAFQRDEDIHTLVAGQVHNVPQESVTPEMRRQAKAVNFGVIYGQSAFGLAKQIDVSPEEAAAFIDAYFARYPGVDEFLTNLLEECRGKGYVRTIMGRRRAISGVRPQPGRQRNLPERTAINTVIQGSAADLIKQAMITVHRHLAAEGFSAKLLLQIHDELVFEVPSRELEPLARLVERDMSSVLALDVPLKVDLKSGRNWSEVEAWA from the coding sequence ATGGATGACGATCTTCCGGCCCCACCCCCGAAGAAGCGCTCGCGAGCTACAGTCTCGGTCGTCGAGCCTGCTACCCCACCTGCGGCGATCGGGTACGCCGGTGGGGCGCCGCCAGCCACCCGGGCGACTTCCGCAGGGGCGCCGATCGGGGCCGAGGGGGATGGCACCGGCCCTGGGGATTTGACGGGCAAGACGGTCTACATCATCGATGCGAACGCCCTGATCTTTCAGGTGTTCCATGCCATTCCGACGATGACCAGCCCGCAGGGAGAGGCGGTCAACGCGGTGTATGGCTTTACCCGCGACATCCTCTTTCTACTGGAGACGAAGAAGCCGGACTATCTGTTCGCCGCGTTCGATATGAAGGGGCCGACGTTCCGGCACGAGTTGTACGGCGACTACAAGGTGCATCGCGCCGAGATGCCCGACGAACTGGTGCCGCAGTTGCCCAAGATCCGGCAGATGCTGACGGCCTTCGGCGTGCCGGTGCTCGAGCTCGAGTCGTTCGAGGCGGACGATATCCTGGCGACGGTGGCGCGGATCACCTCCGAATCGGGAGGGGAGTGCCGGCTCGTCACGAGCGACAAGGATTGCCGGCAACTGATCGAGGACCGCGTCTGCGTCTACAACGTGCGGAAAGATCAGGTCTACGACGCCACGGCGCTGGCGGCCGACTGGCACGTGCGGCCGGAGCAGGTGGTCGACTTTCAGGCCCTGGTGGGAGATTCGGTCGATCACGTGCCGGGCATCCCGGGCATCGGCCCGAAGGCGGCCGCCGAGGTCCTGGAAAAGTTCGGCACGCTCGATGCCGCGCTCGAACGGGCGGACGAGATCAGCGCCGCCAAGCGTCGGCAGTTGCTGAAGGATCATCGCGAGCAGGCGCTGCTGAGTCGCGAGCTCGTGCGGCTCGATCGCCAGGTGCCGATCGCGATCGACTGGTCGGCCGGCCGGGCGGGACAACTGCACGCGCCCGAGATCCTGTCGCACTTCACGAGCTGGGGCTTTCACAGTTTTGCCGAACGCGTGCGCAGTCTGTCGGATGAGGAGAGGGGCTCGACGTGGGAGGCCGACTATCACACCGTCGCCACGCCGGAAGCGCTCGCGCAGCTCGTGGCCGAGATGTCGCGGCAGAAGTTGGTCTCGGTCGACACCGAGACCACCAGCGTGCGCCCGACCGAGGCGGACATCGTGGGGTATTCCTTCGCCTGGGAGCCGGGCGAGGCGTATTATGTGCCGGTGTGCGCGCCGCACGGCGAGCCATGCCTCGATGGCAACGAGACGTTGGAGGCGTTGCGGCCGATCTTCGAAAACCCCGCGATCGGCAAGCTGGGACAGAATCTGAAATACGATCTGCTCGTGCTGCGCGCGGCGGGCGTGTGCCTGCGGGGGCTTACTTTCGACACGATGGTGGCGAGTTACCTGCTCGAGTCGGGCGAGCGGAATCACAATCTCGACGAGTTGGCCGAGCGTTATCTCGCGCATCGCACGATTCGCATCGAGGAGTTGATCGGCAGCGGCAAACAGCAGAAGCGCATGGACGAAGTGCCAGTGTCACTCATCACCGATTACGCGGCCGAGGATGCCGACGTGCCGCTGCGTCTGCAACCGATCCTCGCGGGCAAGCTGGTCGAGCAAGATCTCGAACCGATCTTTCGCGAGCTCGAGATGCCGCTGATCGAAGTGCTGGCCGAGATGGAATTCAACGGCATTCGGATCGATACCGCGCGGCTGGCCGAGTTGAGTCGACAATACGGCGAGCGGCTGGCGACGCTCGAGGGGGCGATTTATCAGCTTGCTGGCCACGAATTCAACATCGCGTCGCCCAAGCAGTTGCAGCAGGTGCTGTTCACCGAGCAGGGGTTGCCGACGTTGAAGCGCACGAAGACGGGCCCCAGCACCGATGCCGACGTGCTGGAAGAACTGGCGCGGCAGCACGAGTTGCCGGCGAAGATCATCGAGTATCGACAGTACTCGAAATTGAAGAACACCTACGTCGATGCCCTGCCGGCGATGGTGAATCCGCGCACGGGTCGGGTACACGCGTCGTTCAATCAGGTCGTCGCGGCGACGGGGCGGCTCAGCTCGAGCGATCCCAACCTGCAGAATATTCCGATTCGCAACGAGTCGGGGCGCGAGATCCGTTCGGCGTTTTTGCCGGGGCACGACGACTGGTTGTTGCTGGCGGCCGATTACTCGCAGATCGAACTGCGCGTGCTGGCGCATTTCTCGCGCGATGAGACGCTGTGCGCGGCGTTCCAGCGCGACGAGGACATTCACACGCTGGTGGCGGGGCAGGTACACAACGTGCCGCAAGAGTCGGTCACGCCGGAGATGCGTCGCCAGGCGAAGGCGGTGAACTTCGGGGTGATCTACGGACAGAGCGCGTTTGGGCTGGCGAAACAGATCGACGTCTCGCCGGAAGAGGCGGCGGCGTTTATTGATGCGTACTTCGCCCGATACCCCGGCGTGGATGAATTTCTCACGAATCTACTGGAAGAATGCCGGGGCAAGGGGTATGTTAGAACCATCATGGGGCGGCGTCGGGCGATCAGCGGTGTTCGACCGCAACCCGGCCGCCAGCGGAATCTCCCCGAGCGGACCGCCATCAACACGGTGATCCAAGGCTCGGCGGCCGATCTGATCAAACAGGCGATGATCACGGTCCACCGGCACCTTGCCGCAGAGGGATTCTCCGCGAAGCTGCTGTTACAGATTCACGACGAGTTGGTCTTCGAGGTTCCGTCGCGCGAGCTCGAGCCGCTGGCACGACTCGTCGAGCGTGACATGAGCAGCGTGCTGGCTCTGGACGTTCCCCTGAAAGTTGATCTGAAATCGGGCCGCAACTGGTCCGAGGTCGAGGCGTGGGCCTGA
- a CDS encoding HEAT repeat domain-containing protein: protein MSEGLKTTLELLTKTRNEAATRALMPALDSRRWSIQSGALRALLDRHSPVAQREILKRLHTVDGRWRGIIEQRPGRMLEALRDAINSRDTQLFENACKAIVWQREYSLMGQLVAALEDTSNPNADRAAQTVLELAELLYEELAAPRDYGNRRDPQVVRRNVVGSLEPAVRRYSRHQRREVLDAFLILVHRENATLKQILMEPHQSSYLPLIDALAENHHGGVSRLILSFLDDPRPPLAVLNVLARRSDRKFVEHLLDKVGDDSSAVAQQNLKRIELFPWLDLEGTALDRLDEIGQQNAMKLLLWSGVNRTRVFQVIEHLLVKGKPLGRRAATMALAEFSGPDADVLALAALGDFDPEVQAQGARQLRSRGVPGALQHLIDLLDSPHAVVQQAARENLGEFSFPRFMAAYDTLDERARHSTGMLVRKADLDTVPLLLKELNSPARTRRLRAIDVSSTIGVVSEVEEAVIELLEDEDYVVRIEAATALAQSVTPAAQQALEAALADSSPLVQEAAERSLQCFSTPLEFTPGGNGQQIEEPAHE from the coding sequence GTGAGTGAAGGTCTCAAGACCACGCTCGAATTGCTGACCAAGACGCGCAACGAGGCCGCGACACGCGCCTTGATGCCGGCGCTCGATTCGCGCCGTTGGTCGATCCAATCGGGGGCGCTGCGCGCGCTGCTCGATCGCCACAGTCCCGTCGCGCAGCGCGAGATTCTGAAGCGGCTGCACACGGTCGACGGCCGCTGGCGGGGCATCATCGAGCAGCGTCCCGGCCGCATGCTCGAAGCGCTACGCGACGCGATCAACAGTCGCGATACGCAATTGTTCGAGAACGCCTGCAAGGCGATCGTCTGGCAGCGCGAGTACAGCCTGATGGGGCAGCTCGTGGCAGCGCTGGAAGACACGAGCAATCCGAACGCCGATCGCGCGGCGCAGACGGTGCTCGAGCTGGCCGAGCTGCTGTACGAAGAGCTGGCCGCGCCGCGCGACTATGGCAACCGCCGCGATCCGCAGGTCGTGCGCCGCAACGTGGTGGGGAGCCTCGAGCCGGCCGTGCGACGCTACTCGCGTCATCAGCGCCGCGAGGTGCTCGACGCCTTCCTGATCCTGGTGCATCGCGAGAACGCGACCCTCAAGCAGATCTTGATGGAGCCGCACCAGAGCAGCTATCTGCCGTTGATCGATGCCCTGGCCGAAAACCATCACGGCGGCGTCAGCCGCTTGATTCTCAGCTTCCTCGACGATCCCCGTCCGCCGCTGGCGGTGCTCAACGTGCTGGCGCGGCGCTCGGATCGCAAGTTCGTCGAGCATCTGCTGGACAAGGTCGGCGATGACTCGTCGGCCGTCGCCCAGCAGAACTTGAAACGCATCGAGCTGTTTCCGTGGCTCGATCTCGAGGGGACGGCGCTGGATCGGCTGGACGAGATCGGCCAGCAGAACGCGATGAAGTTGCTGCTCTGGTCGGGCGTGAATCGCACGCGCGTCTTCCAGGTGATCGAGCATTTGCTCGTCAAGGGAAAGCCGCTCGGCCGTCGCGCGGCCACGATGGCGCTGGCCGAATTCTCGGGTCCCGACGCCGACGTGTTGGCGCTGGCCGCGCTGGGAGACTTCGATCCCGAGGTGCAGGCGCAGGGGGCGCGTCAGTTACGCAGCCGCGGTGTGCCCGGGGCGCTGCAGCATTTGATCGATCTGCTCGACAGCCCGCACGCGGTAGTCCAACAGGCGGCGCGCGAAAATCTGGGGGAATTTTCTTTCCCGCGTTTCATGGCGGCGTACGACACGCTGGACGAGCGGGCGCGGCACAGCACGGGCATGCTGGTGCGCAAGGCGGACCTCGACACGGTACCGCTATTGTTGAAGGAGTTGAATTCGCCCGCCCGCACGAGGCGTTTGCGGGCGATCGACGTGTCCAGCACGATCGGCGTGGTGTCCGAGGTGGAAGAAGCGGTGATCGAGCTTTTGGAAGACGAGGATTACGTCGTGCGGATCGAGGCGGCGACGGCGTTGGCTCAGAGCGTGACTCCGGCGGCTCAGCAGGCCCTGGAAGCGGCGCTGGCCGATTCGAGTCCGCTGGTGCAGGAGGCTGCCGAGCGGAGCCTGCAATGTTTCAGCACGCCGCTCGAGTTTACGCCCGGTGGCAACGGCCAGCAGATCGAGGAGCCCGCCCATGAATGA
- a CDS encoding TatD family hydrolase: MYYLDPHIHMVSRVTDDYETLAKMGCVAMSEPAFWAGFDRGSVDGFRDYFRQLTEFEPQRAGWYGIEHYTWLCINAKEAENVRLSREVIAMIPEFLDRPGVLGIGEIGLNKNTRNEATIFLEHIDLAMRTDEQILIHTPHLEDKYQGTRMILDMLTGDRRIDRSRVLVDHVEEHTIRPVLDAGFWAGMTLYPVSKCTPERAVDMIELYGPERLLVNSAGDWGPSKPTAVPDFILAMRKRGHSEAAIRRVVYENPLQFFSQSRNFRFKPPEVPELAGL, translated from the coding sequence ATGTACTACCTCGATCCGCACATTCACATGGTCTCGCGCGTGACCGACGACTACGAGACCCTGGCCAAGATGGGCTGCGTCGCCATGAGCGAGCCCGCCTTCTGGGCCGGCTTCGACCGGGGTAGCGTCGATGGCTTTCGCGACTACTTCCGCCAGCTCACCGAATTCGAGCCGCAACGCGCCGGCTGGTATGGCATCGAGCACTACACCTGGCTCTGCATCAACGCCAAAGAGGCCGAAAACGTCCGCCTCTCGCGTGAAGTCATCGCCATGATTCCCGAGTTCCTCGATCGCCCCGGCGTCCTCGGCATCGGCGAGATCGGGCTGAACAAGAACACCCGCAACGAGGCCACGATCTTTCTCGAGCACATCGATCTGGCCATGCGGACCGATGAACAGATCCTGATTCACACGCCCCACCTGGAAGACAAGTACCAGGGAACCAGGATGATTCTCGATATGCTCACCGGCGATCGCCGCATCGATCGCAGCCGGGTGCTGGTCGATCATGTCGAGGAGCACACGATTCGTCCCGTGCTCGACGCCGGCTTCTGGGCCGGCATGACGTTGTATCCCGTCTCGAAATGCACGCCCGAGCGGGCCGTCGACATGATCGAGTTGTACGGCCCCGAGCGCCTGCTGGTGAATTCCGCTGGCGACTGGGGGCCTTCAAAACCGACCGCCGTCCCCGATTTCATTCTCGCCATGCGCAAGCGCGGTCACAGCGAAGCGGCCATTCGCCGCGTGGTCTACGAGAACCCGCTGCAGTTCTTCAGCCAGAGCCGCAACTTCCGCTTCAAACCGCCGGAAGTGCCCGAATTGGCCGGCCTCTAA
- a CDS encoding CPBP family intramembrane metalloprotease yields the protein MQPEMMPAAFASLLLLAAMISIVVGSIMVWGACRRSWRRGVPAVPFEPRTPVPWSVLDLLVVLLILAATEGTTAVAAYWLNPGRSPGDGALPIDIRAPDARTIHEVPGVAMPLVQEESEAGSAAGISFDDVPPLLIGRLLGPLLALAFLKRSSGATWNDFGFSTERLGSDLRLGVLAFVAIAPPVYALQGLLQYIFPGQHPMLELIEEKPTPFMLATLSFLIVIVAPLTEELIIRVFLQGWLERFSAQDVDEPRRLPVGLVPILISSVIFAALHAGHGPDPVPIFILALSLGYLYSRTHRIWPGLALHMSLNAASTVALLLALAIGEQPA from the coding sequence GTGCAGCCCGAGATGATGCCCGCCGCGTTCGCCAGTCTGTTGCTGCTCGCGGCGATGATCTCGATCGTGGTCGGCTCGATCATGGTTTGGGGCGCATGCCGCCGCTCGTGGCGCCGCGGCGTGCCCGCGGTGCCATTCGAGCCGCGCACGCCGGTCCCCTGGAGCGTGCTCGACCTGCTCGTCGTGCTGTTGATCCTGGCCGCGACCGAGGGGACGACCGCCGTGGCCGCCTACTGGCTGAATCCGGGTCGCTCGCCCGGCGACGGCGCTCTCCCGATCGATATTCGCGCGCCCGACGCACGCACGATTCACGAAGTCCCCGGCGTCGCGATGCCGCTGGTTCAAGAGGAGAGCGAGGCCGGCTCGGCCGCGGGCATCTCGTTCGACGATGTGCCGCCGCTGCTGATCGGCCGCCTGCTAGGGCCGCTGTTGGCCCTGGCATTTCTCAAACGCAGTTCCGGCGCCACGTGGAACGACTTCGGCTTTTCGACGGAACGTCTTGGCTCCGACCTGCGCCTGGGTGTGTTGGCCTTCGTGGCGATCGCGCCACCGGTCTATGCGCTGCAGGGGTTGCTGCAGTACATCTTTCCGGGACAACACCCGATGCTCGAGCTGATCGAGGAAAAACCGACGCCGTTCATGCTGGCGACCCTCTCGTTCCTGATCGTGATCGTGGCGCCGCTGACCGAAGAGCTCATCATCCGCGTCTTCCTGCAGGGCTGGCTCGAGCGGTTCAGCGCCCAGGACGTCGACGAACCGCGCCGTCTGCCCGTGGGGCTAGTGCCCATTCTGATTTCGTCGGTGATTTTCGCCGCGCTGCACGCCGGGCACGGCCCCGATCCCGTGCCGATCTTCATCCTGGCCCTGAGTCTGGGATATCTCTACTCGCGCACACACCGCATCTGGCCGGGCCTTGCGCTGCACATGTCGCTCAACGCCGCCAGCACCGTGGCGCTGCTCCTGGCGCTGGCCATCGGCGAGCAACCGGCGTAG
- the pgsA gene encoding CDP-diacylglycerol--glycerol-3-phosphate 3-phosphatidyltransferase, whose translation MTTTTQPPGTTVFNLPNQLTIARLVLSIVLFVLIAFGWYLASTITFIVAASTDWLDGYFARKYGLVTVLGRILDPIVDKVIVCGTFIFLGSIPGSGIAAWMAVVVVVRELLVTALRSFLEQQGKDFSAAMSGKLKMLVQCLAAGLSLFYLYLLQQREGPAGGIEEITSYAVLITAWTAIVLTIYSGVAYVRAAVRLMS comes from the coding sequence ATGACGACCACCACCCAACCACCCGGCACGACCGTCTTCAATCTGCCGAACCAGTTGACCATCGCGCGGCTGGTGCTGTCGATCGTGCTGTTCGTGCTGATTGCGTTCGGGTGGTATCTCGCGTCGACGATCACGTTCATCGTGGCCGCCTCGACCGATTGGCTCGATGGCTACTTTGCCCGCAAATATGGCTTGGTGACCGTGCTGGGGCGCATCCTCGATCCGATCGTCGACAAGGTGATCGTCTGCGGCACGTTCATCTTCCTGGGATCGATTCCCGGCTCGGGCATCGCCGCCTGGATGGCCGTCGTCGTCGTCGTGCGCGAGTTGCTCGTCACGGCGCTGCGCAGCTTTCTCGAACAGCAGGGCAAAGATTTCTCCGCCGCCATGTCGGGCAAGCTGAAGATGCTCGTCCAATGCCTCGCGGCGGGATTGTCGCTCTTCTATCTCTACCTGCTGCAGCAGCGCGAAGGACCCGCGGGGGGGATCGAAGAAATCACGTCGTATGCCGTGCTGATTACGGCCTGGACAGCCATCGTGCTGACCATTTACTCGGGCGTGGCCTACGTGCGAGCGGCCGTGCGGCTGATGTCGTAG
- the rimO gene encoding 30S ribosomal protein S12 methylthiotransferase RimO, whose translation MSARYATPQAERPTKGTYAFVSLGCPKNLVDSERMLGLLRIDGYDLVSDPDGADFVVVNTCGFIERARDESFGAIHEMLELKRQGRTRGVIVSGCLAEREKESLLEQCPEIDHLIGVFGREQVTRVADRLIAGLDEQRTVFQPAPVKPLPDGSRLRITPRHFAYLKISEGCDRLCTFCAIPKMRGKHATKPIEEVVAEARELAADGVRELIIVAQDTTYYGLDLYGRTRLAELLRELDQVEGLDWIRLMYFYPMYVDDELIDTIAGSRRIVPYLDMPLQHADDTMLRRMQRRVNRADTEALLGRLRERIPNLVLRTTFIAGFPGETDEQFETMVDFVREQRFERMGVFTYSFEGDTPAARLPDHLPEDVKQERRDHLMAVQQEIAFEWNTSQLGERREVLLDSPVPGERDVWIGRTTADAPDVDGIVYVTGKKLRAGKFVPCEIVSAQGYDLVAAPVGPAR comes from the coding sequence TTGAGCGCCCGTTACGCGACCCCCCAGGCCGAACGACCTACGAAGGGCACCTATGCCTTCGTCAGCCTGGGCTGCCCGAAGAATCTGGTCGATAGCGAGCGGATGCTCGGGCTGCTGCGGATCGATGGCTACGATCTGGTCAGCGATCCCGACGGGGCCGACTTCGTCGTCGTCAACACCTGTGGCTTTATTGAACGGGCACGCGACGAATCGTTCGGCGCGATCCACGAGATGCTCGAGCTCAAACGCCAGGGTCGTACCCGGGGGGTCATCGTGTCGGGCTGCCTGGCCGAGCGCGAAAAAGAATCGCTCCTCGAACAATGCCCCGAGATCGACCATCTCATCGGCGTGTTCGGTCGCGAGCAAGTGACTCGCGTGGCCGATCGACTGATCGCGGGGCTCGACGAGCAGCGAACCGTCTTTCAGCCGGCGCCGGTGAAGCCGCTGCCCGACGGTTCGCGGTTGCGGATCACGCCGCGGCATTTCGCCTATCTCAAGATCTCCGAGGGGTGCGATCGGCTCTGCACGTTCTGCGCGATCCCCAAGATGCGCGGTAAGCACGCCACGAAGCCCATCGAAGAGGTAGTGGCCGAGGCCCGCGAGCTGGCCGCCGACGGCGTGCGCGAGTTGATCATCGTGGCCCAGGACACGACCTACTACGGGCTCGACCTTTATGGTCGCACGCGTCTGGCGGAACTGCTCCGCGAGCTCGATCAGGTCGAAGGACTCGACTGGATCCGCCTGATGTACTTCTACCCGATGTACGTCGACGACGAATTGATCGACACGATCGCCGGCAGCCGCCGCATCGTGCCCTATCTCGACATGCCCTTGCAACACGCCGACGACACGATGCTCCGCCGCATGCAGCGCCGCGTGAACCGTGCCGATACCGAGGCCCTGCTCGGCCGGCTGCGCGAGCGCATTCCGAATCTCGTGCTGCGAACCACGTTCATCGCCGGCTTCCCGGGCGAGACCGACGAGCAGTTTGAGACGATGGTCGATTTCGTGCGCGAGCAGCGCTTCGAGCGGATGGGCGTCTTTACCTACTCGTTCGAAGGGGACACACCGGCGGCTCGGCTGCCCGACCATCTGCCCGAGGATGTCAAGCAAGAGCGCCGCGACCATCTGATGGCCGTGCAGCAGGAAATCGCCTTCGAGTGGAATACCTCGCAACTGGGCGAGCGGCGTGAGGTACTGTTAGATAGCCCGGTGCCGGGCGAACGTGACGTCTGGATCGGTCGTACCACGGCCGATGCCCCCGATGTCGACGGCATCGTCTACGTGACGGGCAAGAAATTGCGAGCGGGCAAGTTCGTGCCGTGCGAAATCGTCTCGGCCCAGGGCTACGATCTCGTCGCGGCGCCGGTCGGACCGGCCCGCTGA
- a CDS encoding ImmA/IrrE family metallo-endopeptidase, with protein MLPDLPYEQLLAAMDAVVVELLDAAGIDTPPVDSLELARRLDIDVARDDQQRGRARFVRLAGRHGGRSRASILVRAEPRNERRQWAVAHELGEWSAARLFAELGTTASEAPLAAREEVANLFAARLLLPELWFVVAAEACDMELVTLKESFRTASYELIARRTLDLSAPAIVTVFDQGNVTWRRSNVVANPPALSSAERVEWRTTHESASYAEGISGLGRLRCWPIHEEGWRREILRQELEAEL; from the coding sequence ATGCTTCCCGATCTCCCTTACGAGCAACTCCTGGCGGCCATGGATGCCGTGGTGGTCGAGTTGTTGGATGCCGCCGGCATCGACACGCCGCCGGTCGATAGTCTCGAGCTGGCACGCCGACTCGATATCGATGTAGCTCGCGACGATCAGCAGAGGGGGCGCGCCCGCTTCGTGCGTCTGGCGGGGAGGCATGGGGGGCGCAGTCGGGCCTCGATTCTGGTACGGGCCGAGCCGCGGAATGAACGTCGCCAGTGGGCCGTGGCGCACGAGTTGGGAGAATGGTCGGCGGCGCGCCTGTTTGCCGAGTTGGGCACGACCGCCAGCGAGGCGCCGCTCGCTGCGCGCGAGGAGGTGGCGAACCTCTTCGCGGCGCGGCTCTTGCTTCCCGAGTTGTGGTTCGTGGTGGCGGCCGAGGCGTGCGACATGGAGCTCGTCACGCTCAAGGAATCGTTTCGTACCGCCAGTTACGAACTGATTGCGCGGCGCACGCTGGACCTGTCGGCGCCGGCGATCGTGACGGTCTTCGATCAGGGGAACGTGACGTGGCGCCGCTCGAACGTCGTCGCGAATCCGCCGGCACTTTCGTCCGCCGAACGCGTGGAATGGCGCACGACGCACGAGTCGGCCAGTTATGCCGAAGGCATTTCTGGCCTGGGGCGCCTCCGCTGTTGGCCCATCCACGAAGAAGGCTGGCGTCGCGAGATCCTGCGCCAGGAACTGGAGGCCGAATTATGA
- a CDS encoding PTS sugar transporter subunit IIA: MGDDDFDIDSLAGYLHLATPQVLKMADRGTVPGRKVAGVWRFSRAEIHHWLESRMGALDESELEQLEGALRRSRPVLAEARISIAEMLPLEAIAAPLAAKTRSSVITAMVDLAAGTGLLWDPGKMAEAVRQREDMYPTALDTGVALLHPRRPLPSILAEPFLALGRSDRGIPFGGARGSLTSLFFLICSVDDQGHLRTLARLSRLIADPALLADLRAAPDAVTVREIIAEREQRLSD; encoded by the coding sequence ATGGGGGACGACGATTTCGACATCGACAGCCTGGCCGGCTATCTCCACCTGGCAACGCCGCAGGTGCTGAAGATGGCCGATCGCGGCACCGTGCCGGGGCGCAAGGTCGCCGGCGTCTGGCGTTTCTCGCGCGCCGAGATTCATCACTGGCTCGAAAGTCGCATGGGCGCCCTCGACGAGTCCGAGCTCGAGCAGCTCGAAGGGGCGCTGCGCCGCTCGCGCCCCGTGCTGGCGGAGGCGCGCATTTCGATCGCCGAGATGTTGCCGCTCGAGGCGATCGCCGCGCCGCTGGCCGCCAAGACCCGCAGCTCGGTCATCACCGCGATGGTCGATCTGGCCGCCGGCACCGGTCTCTTGTGGGACCCTGGCAAAATGGCCGAGGCCGTGCGCCAGCGCGAAGACATGTATCCCACGGCGCTCGACACCGGCGTGGCCCTGCTGCACCCGCGACGTCCCTTGCCCTCGATCCTGGCCGAACCGTTTCTCGCTCTCGGGCGCTCCGACCGCGGCATTCCATTTGGCGGCGCACGAGGTTCGCTCACGAGTCTGTTCTTTTTGATCTGTTCGGTCGACGATCAGGGGCACCTGCGCACGCTCGCACGGCTGAGCCGCTTGATCGCCGACCCGGCGCTGCTGGCCGATCTGCGCGCGGCGCCCGACGCGGTCACGGTGCGCGAGATCATCGCCGAGCGCGAACAACGACTGAGCGATTGA
- a CDS encoding glycerophosphodiester phosphodiesterase produces MLVFSHRGYHESLPENTLAAFQAAVELGVDGIETDVRLSVDGQAVLFHDRHAPNGRTVAELTRDELSRAVGHQIPTLGEILARWPDLTWNIEIKVPEAVPLAAQILNQFPGSRRPLVTSFWHTVVDQMRRVPQVDCGVLVAHRPMDLAMVESGWTPGLPRLTTIVWKYDVVDPQLMALARQQGYLSLAYDVESQAEHDAAAALGLDGIITDRPDFVLRSK; encoded by the coding sequence ATGCTTGTTTTCAGTCATCGCGGATACCACGAGTCCCTTCCCGAGAATACGCTGGCGGCCTTTCAAGCGGCGGTCGAGCTGGGCGTCGATGGGATCGAAACCGACGTCCGGCTGAGCGTCGACGGTCAGGCGGTCCTCTTCCACGATCGCCATGCGCCGAATGGTCGCACGGTAGCCGAATTGACGCGCGACGAATTGTCGCGCGCGGTGGGGCACCAGATTCCCACGCTGGGCGAGATCCTGGCGCGCTGGCCCGATCTGACCTGGAACATCGAGATCAAAGTGCCCGAGGCGGTACCGCTGGCGGCGCAAATCCTGAACCAATTCCCAGGCTCGCGCCGCCCGCTCGTCACATCGTTCTGGCACACGGTGGTCGACCAGATGCGCCGGGTGCCCCAGGTCGATTGCGGCGTGCTCGTGGCCCATCGGCCGATGGATCTGGCCATGGTCGAGTCGGGCTGGACGCCAGGATTGCCGCGATTGACGACGATCGTCTGGAAATACGACGTGGTCGATCCGCAACTCATGGCGCTCGCGCGCCAGCAAGGCTACCTCAGCCTGGCCTACGACGTGGAGTCGCAAGCCGAGCACGACGCGGCGGCCGCGCTTGGCCTCGACGGCATCATCACCGATCGGCCCGACTTCGTGCTTCGCTCGAAGTGA